ATGCAAAAAATCGAGAGGAAACTTGTAGTCTTGGATGCCAGGTTCTTAttcaaaaatataatcatgctgattgaattttttttcttccttttttccccttccacATGGTTCTTTATTTCCAAAAAGCATAATTACACTGTAAAGCATTTACATTTTTCAGACAAACGGTAAATAAACATGTTATATACGTAATTCCTAATAAATAGACATAATTTTATATTCAAACTGACTTAGTATACAATCAATAAGTTGTCACAGCCAAAGCaaatatggcaagaaaaataAGAGATCTGATATATATATCTAAGAAATAAACATTGGAAATGTTTGTTAAGGTAACAGATTGCCAGCTTGTTCGAAACAGTTTCTGAAACGATACAATTTCTGATTGAATATTGCTTATGGAGAATAATATCAAGACAGCTAGATTATCATGTCATGTGTCGATAAGTTGAAGACGAATTGGTCTGTTAGTTGCTGGGAAACCTTATTTTGCACAATTCACAAATCACGTATAGCCTACCGAGTTGCAATCTGTTTGCATTTTAAAACCTGTTAacacatttcttcttttttattacatatttttGTCAGAACCGAACGGATATCTCAGGAAAGACAATGTGTCAGTGAATGGCACGCAGATGGCTGAGGCATTCCATACACTCCGAAAATCCGTATCTCAAGTATCCGGACTGTCGGATATCTTCCTTGTCGGTCCGGATGTCTCTGCTCCTATAAAGAAAATACCAGCGCCTCCCACTCCAATTTCACAATATATCATTGAGCAAGTTGctatttttcttatctttttgcAGTGGATGATCCTATTCGATTTTTAATTCACGTTCAAAGGCTTGTGCACTTAAAAAAAGTGCTAAATTCAGCTCATTAGATGCTAGTATGATTTAGTCGGGTGCTCAAATTTCAACTGTTTTTTTTGTAGCACTTTAAGTGCTAATATCAGCACCGGAAATACAGTCTCTATACGAGCTCCTACAATGCTGAAGTTAGCACTTTTCTAAAGTGTTGCAAGATTCCGCTCTCTACCCGGGAGTGCCAATATTGGTAATCTAAAGTAGATGTAGAAGCATTATAAAATCAGTTAGCACTGTGTTGGTTGGAGTGGTGTGTTTATATAGAACATCTCGAATCGACCAACATGAAAGTGACATATTTCGATGTGTTGATACATGGAATCAAATTCAAGCTCATACAGGATGATTCGAGAGGAAAAGTGTGTTCCTTGTAGTTTGGTGACAGACCGAGAAGTCAGTCGACGCCCGTCtatacagaagaaaaaagatcCTATTGCACCCTCTGGAATCCCAAGGAGCTCGGAATTATATTCCCTGTATTACCACCAAGTATTCAAAAACTACAAAGATAACGTAATCTGGCGGAAAGGGGATGGGTGGGGatgatcattgttatcatcatcatcattattgttaatattaCACTATTAGATAATAGTACGCATGTACAGTTGTTAAAAACAAGTTCGCTtcatgatttttctgtgaatttaaTTGCTTTCgcgtttgattttgaataaaatctatctatgagagaaaacaaatattacacttttaaaaatattgggcaacatacttcccacacaacaattggttaaaacattGGTTAAaatttatccaattctgggtagttttaaactaATAATGTGTACTTTTGGtaaaaactacacagtattggttgaaaactacccagagttggacaaatcttttaaccaattgttgtgtggacagtatgttgcccaacatttaaatagtgtattattattattagctatcgttatacattttatcatcattatcaatacgattatcattattttcatcatcaccaccatcatcgtcgtcgttgtcatcatcgtcatcatattCACCATTATCAAACCATTCTCGATCTTTCAGTTTTCTCCAAGCCATCGGTAATACCACCAATGTGACATCTTTCCACTTCTACTACACCGACGGTCGAAAGGCCGGGTTCAGAGATCTGACCAACCCCCTGCTCTCCGACCTATTGCAAATAAACATTCAGAGAGTGCAAAGCTTGGTCCACAAGTATATGGTTCGAAAGCAAACTCGAAGATATGGCTAACAGAATCTGGTCTTTGCTTCGGGTCGATGCCAACAATCCTGAACAACGTCTACGTAGATGGAATGCTGTAAGAACCTTACACGTCTCTTCGTTTTGATTGTAAAGACATTTCCGTCAGGATTAAAACCATGGGatattattcccccccccccagacactGATAATCAGACCATGTGAAACATTATGACCCCATATCTACTAGGGGATGATCCTGTGATCCAAGATTTGTAAGGGGGTATGTTACCACCGCTCTTGGCATGCTTGGGGAGCATTTTAAAGttcgaaaaatatttataacatttttaaagcGTGggcatggtggggggggggggtacgtccCCGTAAATCAATGCGTGTCGTCAACACTGTGTCTTGAATGACACTGGATTAGAATTGCGTACGGacatttttattgtaccttcttTGCATTCGGGGAAATTGTGTCAAGATGTGGTACTGTGTGCCCACTGTGTATTTTCGTGGACATTTTTTTAGATATCTAACGaccaattttgaattttctctcCTCCGCGAAGGTATTGTTATAATCTCTGTAATATGTTGCCTATCAAAAGCGTTTCATTATCCTCTTTTTGTAAGTTTCATAgtattcattttatctttagTGAATATTAAGCTATCTTAACAGGACAAAAGTATTTAGTTTTCAATGAGGCGATATAGCTCATACTGCTTTCACACCAAGGTACGGTTGCAGAGACCATACCCAGCGACCGATGAAACCATGGTGTGAAAGTATTTCATCGAACTAAGTGACGGATCGTTTTGGTAAAAAAACGGTCGGTCACCGGCCGAGGATGTAGATTAGTGACCGATGCAAGCTTGATGTGAAAGCACATCGCACTCAGCGACCGATCGAAACGCAATTAATGACCCCCATACATGCCCACTCGGTATCTGTACTTCCGCCTTCGGCTAGGTCTGCTATACAGCGACCGGTCGCTCTCGGCCTGACCAATTTTGACGGCGGTATGTCCGATCGGTCGCTGGGTACGGTTTCTGCGACCGTACCCAGCGACCGTTCCTTAGCATGCTTAGTGTGAAAGCGGTATCAGTCGGTAGAGCGAGAGTTTCTTATTCctgtgacccgggttcgattcccaattgGTGCGCTAATATAGTGCCATTTGGTAAGGaattcaaatcatcattaccaggtccctcggagatgACCTTAAGCAATCAGAGGACGACGCATCGTCCTATGCAATGGTTGCTTGCTTACGAGCactcatgctttcttagcaatcaagTAAAAAATCATTACCATTTACCAAACGTGTTTGTTTTTAATCGCAAGCTAACCATGTTCCCTTTTGTCTTAATATACCTTTTTGGGGTCGTTGAAGAACCTGATCTGTGTACCGTTTTTTCCTTCATAGGATGTTCATGATAATAGTATgcggttttttttcttccatgaaTGTTTCAGGTACCTGGATAGGTTAGGAATGGCAGCTCGTCTTGGAATAGATTTGATCGTCAGTCAAGGACTGATGGGTAGATATGGAGGGATATTTAGTGAAAATATATATCCCCATTTGGTAAgtccaaagccccccccccccccaatttattattttttttttttactgtaggACACTccaattcctttttttctgccCAGTGTGGTGTGCCGAGTAAAATAAAATGTCGGAGAGCTGAACCCTGTATACAGTGcattttacaatgttttttatgcaaatgagCTTTTTCCggaatttattttttacatttacaataaagattATCATTTACACTGCACTTTCCCTAATAAGCCCAAAGCACTTAATACCTAcatgattttattcataaatgcattttttttctgcaaatcATTTTTATATCTGCAATGAAGAACTATATGCTCTAGAGCGATTCCACATAGTAGAGCTACTTGGAATTCGATGGATTGGACAGATTATTTATCGAGCGGGGcgagtatgatttttttttcatgtgaaattatatttaacTTATCCTAGTaccaaacattttcttttctaattTGCCTACTTAGTTTTACTGGCTCTTGCTGTGTCACAAGAGGCTCATGGGAACCCGGGTCCTAGACGTTTCGAAAGTCGTTTCCACCAAAGTTGAAAGGCGGCAACAAGAAAATGCATCGAAAATAATGGATGATGATGTATCAAAATACATCCGCGTATACGCTCATTGCACGAAAACAAGGTAAATATCATTTGGTTATCTAGAATATAACCATGACTTCCTGTTATGATGTTGTTCATTTATTATAGGCCACCTAAATGGTAAAGATTGTTATTAGGAACGATAAAACAACAAGAACTTTACTTAAATCTGATGCATTTGAAGCCTAACAAACCATCTTACCTTATGAGAACTTTGTATCTTTGAATAGTTTAGCCtttaaaactaaataaaccccaatctttatatttatattattctgaaccaaacactatattacaatcctaactctaaccctatgagATATTAAGATCAGAGCAAATGTCGTAGAGGAGCAAATGTGTCACCTTTTCATTGTGTTTTTATCAAGAAACTTTGATGATCTGTATTTTGTCCacctgtaccccccccccccccgcaccaTCCGATAGTATACCCTGAGCCAGTTAGCTTGGATTGTAGTTTCGCTCATATTCCTTGTGTTTGGTTTCCATCTTATCTTTATTGGCTTTCTTTCAAAGTGCATTGTATCAGCCAGGATCTATTACTCTGATGATCATCAATATGCTACCATACGATGACGTTCAAATCAAACTTGAGGGCGCTCTACTGAATTCTACAATACACGAGTATCTGTTATTGCCAGTAGGCACGAAAGGGATTCTTTCACCGTAAGTATAAATGACATCATACAATTTTTTGagggaaatgaaataaaaacgaaGAAAAACAACTAAAATTACGGAAAATTGGCACATTGAAAAATTTCAGCCATCGTACTCTCTATCCTCAGTGGCTAAAAATGGTGGATCAATACACTTCGTGATCCTATACCCCCATGGATTCCACACTGTCATGACTGTGGTATAAAGCAGCAAGTAAAAGAATGGTATGTTATTCATAAAGTTAGCTAGACGTAACAAAGAAAACGGGCCATTATTCATAAGTGTCGATAATATTAATCGAAGAGAGTTATAGGATTATAGGTAACAAGCTTTAACAAGATGTTTATAAACTTCCTTTAATTTGCGGCAAATCCCTTTATATTATTacattgatttatttacttCGTTTGCTCATCTCCATTACAGGCGATTGCAACTCAACGGACACCTTCTTAAGATGATTGACGACCTTACTCTCCCCAGCCTTCCACCCCGGGAGCAGCCGCCTGGGAGCCTGATCATGCTCCCTCATCGGACATACGGCTATTATGTGCTCCCATATGCTGAGGCCCAAGCTTGCCAATGAGTTCAGAAAACTACACCTCGAATCGCATGggtgacatgacatttgctccgagcTTAACTTCGTCTATTTCGTGTTCAATAGGATTTTAGGTTTGACACTACAACAGGTGATATTTTGACACCGCGTTGGTGTCAGTACTTTTACACCGTACCGCtctgcagtggcgtacctaggatttttcacaaggggggcaaaaccgtccgccaaaaaatttgacaagcaaaaaaaaaaaaaaaaaaaaaaaaaaagagcttcaagctcgtcagggggggggggcaataaaggtcttcaagctcgtcagggggggggggggcaataaaggtcttcaagctcgtcaggggggcaaaaaaggtctttcaagctcgtcaggggggcagggatacgtcctttgcatgggttgtggctcgtcagggggggcagactgcccccccccccgtaggtacgctagtgccgcATTGGCATGCCGTCTGCCGCATATCATAATACCATGGGATGGGCAAGGAAAATctctattaaaaaatatatattttcgtGGGGCGCCTCCTGCAACCACACAAAAACACTGTGACTAGGGGTAATTAAGGATGCTGAAACCAATTATTAATATTGCCATCCCTAAAAGTGCTCCCTTTAAAGAAAACAGCTCTCATAATACCCATTTTGGTGTAGATATCATACTACAGTCCCACGTGCTGTGCCTTGTGatggaaatataatttcttgtaAAAGTGCACCAAGTTATTCTAATTTGATGTTCATATCATAATCAAAACTTTAATATATGCATCAAATAGCTTTCAACTACATATTCTCAGATTGGAGTAATCTTTCATTTTGATCATGTTAAAAATTGAAGAATTGTCGGATATACTCGGCCATTTCCCTGTACAGCACGAATGTGAAGCTAGTGCACGTATGTAGTATGACGTGAATTATATACGGGGGGGGGGAGTCCCAGTCAAAAGTagttttatgatttcatgattttctaaaaaaatgtttgaaaatatcagagatggatgataaaaatatttgagGAATTTCCgttggggcgggggggggggggcacaagtGTGGTCAACATTCCTTCCATACACAAAAAGGAAGAATGATGAGAGTCCTATTTTTGTGTTAAGTGGCCATATGTTAATGTATCCAGATTGGTGGGGAGATATGTCATTGTTATCTGTGTTCCAACACTAAACGTTATTGGCATGTTCCTATGTCGTACATAATAAActcattttataaaaataaaagttcaACTCAATCAGATGCTTTATTTTACATGCCACTTTTCCTCAGAGGTCGAGTGTTTGATGTGTCCATCACAAGGGGTACTGGCATCATGAAATAGTTATTTCTAAGGACATGAAAGAATAATGGGAGAAGGGTTCCATCGAGATCACCATTCTTTATAAGTTACtccccagtggcgtaacaggggtcggtggccagggggggggggggggcaagagccaaaaatttcccggtcatatcatggtacaggcaatggcgtcatgaggcaaaaatttttgagggggcgTTATGGTGTATTGAGCCAAAAAaatgtgagcgagcgaagcgagcgagcaaaatttttaacaattaaattacaaaaatccaattttgtgacagattttgacatattgtTAAAAAgataatgtcatatttcactcttctctctctctctctctctctcttttcatgCCACGGTGATCATGATTTGTGTTATGATATTGTgcgcatcagggcgaagctctatatgctcgaggggacCAGTATGGCGCGTGTGGCAAGAAGTAGcgtaatataagtcccgagcgagcgaagcgagcgagatttaaaaaaaaatcaccttttcatgagaatctaacatgaagatagattttgacgtgatattcagaaaaatatgatacactttttctttgcttttctttctttcctcttttttgtgttttgttgtAGAACTTTTAGGGGCCATGGTCAAAACTCATCCATACAACAGTGCTATGTGGgtgagccccggaacctcttgatattaaagccattttaaaccttacagatggccactaattttaatcaaattgcgtgtatatttaagcttttaaaaaaatttaaaaagtcgccagcgagcggagcgagccagaaagaaaaatggccttttcaaatgaattctaattacgtgatatatttttacattatagcaaatatcatgtcatgtatattttttttcattcatctcatttcgctgcctcctttattttcatttatttccccttggctgtggaaccacacccccggtacgccagtgcttcaacgcaaAGCTTAATGAAGGAAGGGTCCATACAGCTAGGGGCCGTTATAGAGCTCTTTAAAGGTTACAGTTAAAGAGCCCCCACTGTAAGGGGTCTTGGACAGAGACCCCGGTAGCTTTgtagatttagcaagtttatgatagactttcataagCTATATactatataccatccatctttcttcccgctcgttaatTATCTTCAATCCttggcagcccggtagtgttattttgtcccttttctttatttttccaatttagatgttggctcattccattctacctgtatttcccgcttttgtttgcctttgtgtcatctttaatttatttccctgtcatGCTAAATAGTGCatttgtatatcggggagaattgttttttctcacaatgttcttctttccttccttttcccgttttctTTCCGATTTcccttttatgttttttttcttagttttcttttccccttccccttccctttcccctttccccctttcctcttttcccttttcctttaacttttcctttctttctttctcccccttttttctttttctcgtttttttatgcagtgtttttgtaatcatgatacgtacctgtctcgctaaacaaacaatgcgagcgcgaagcgcgagcttaaattgttgtatatattgaccccaaacagggacattttaaggactttattttagaaatccattaagagtatacttatctcagcatagtcatccatagtgccatcctttgctgattttgttagaattacatctaaacacgtTAAgtttttttgtagtcattgcaatcattattatcatacgcatctcactaatcaaataatgtgagcgcgaagcgcgagctgaaaatttaggaaattcagacctgaagaagggcattctaaggcttgtttgcaggaattcactaagaccgtaagtatttcactaaccaaatgacgcgagcgcgagctaaacatttttgatattgaggtcagaaaaattgacattttaaggactgattttaggaattcatgaagagcagacatctcaccaatcaaattatgcgaacgttagcacggacaggaaatgtcttatattaagaccttaaaatagggcaatcactttaagtagtcatgaaaaagaagcaaatgtcactacataaaacaacaaTTACTCGAATtacgaggaaatatatttggtgtacagtatattgatttgaaaacgggaggttttagtataacataattatatatctcgttaaacagtctatgcgagcaccaagaacaatgaagacataggccctgagcaaataatgtttcataaagttatgaaaaaatgcttcttatgtaaacataatataatataacattataatgaacaataatttcttctttccccactacttttctcttcctttctccctctttttatccttttccccgttttttttttgccagccgatggggggggggggcggcatgtgcccccccccgtagttacgccactgtttgatacagtacatgtatgggaGAACTTATACAAATGCGAgagattatacatgtacaacagctttggcaactcttgtaTTAAATACGGCAGAGACATTTtatcggcatcaccaatttttttccaaaagggcaggtagctctggggaaccttaatttaagctacgcctaccattgttctcttcattcatttctttcacatatTTAAtacaagagttgccaaagctgttgtacatgttatacatatatatatatatatatatatatatatatatatatatatatatatatgacgatATTACgttccgcgtgttggacatagaagatcttaatgaggcaaagtggtaatgcattgtacttagttccaacagtttattttgaattcaaaataaactgttggaactaagtacaatgcattaccactttgcctcattaatatatatatatatatatagcaacaTCTCTATGTCACAAATATTTATGACGGTCATCGTCATCGAAACTCatcaataattttgtatttgtccTGTCTTGTCCAAGTGATTGTCTGTTCACACACTCctgaattcatgttttttttatacagcaggggtatatatgatataatattttttgttaattgtaacatagtaggcataaaaagcttgaccccacttgtattctttttcattgtacaaacctttttaatttacgatttgaatttcattgatcaaagatatactttaattaactatttattgcagggaacccatactaacaagctttgctttccagtgggttcccttttttcatttctgtatattatatttttgtgttttgctatacattgtaacttttgttaaattttggaatgaaaaagaatgaatgcaatcaatcaatcaatcaatcaatcaattattccCATGTAAAATACTTTCTATTCAAGATATATTCGTGTCCATGCTTAATATAAGCAAATAATCACAGTTGGTGAAGGCGATGTGCAAACTATCGTGCCCCTgttgaaaaaaagtaatgaaaaggTCGAAAGGCCCaggggttttcaaagtggggggctgagccaaaagtgggggggggctgaccatgcaaaaatcacaatcagatggtcatttttacgtttttgtacacagttttggaaaaaagtgggggggggggctgaagcccccagtccccccgcttccgcggcccctgaagtCAACCATTACTTAATAAGGCGTCTCCAAATATGGGGACTATAATGAACTAAGACTTTTTCCGACCCCCTCCGATATTCGCCCGCATCTGACACGTCTATCTGTCCGTTTGCAATTTGAATCCACCATCAGCTTTCAGTTTCTTTTCCTGGCATGCTGCAGCCTCGGCGTCTTTGATAACGTAGAATCCATACGTTCTCGGAGGAAGAAGTATGGGCGATCCTACCGGTAGAGGGCGTGGGATGATATCTGGGAAATGGGTAAAGTTCTTCATTTGCAACACTCGGCCGTTCAGACTGATATTCCTGGTTAAAAGACAGAGAAATAGAGAATAACTTAAAATgccattattcttttttttaaatacaacatGTACTCGTGGATGTTTGACGTTCTGGGTACTTACCGCGTGAGCTCGACTCAGTGAAATGTATAGCTACTAGAATGTCAATTTATGACTTTTTAACATGGGTGACGTTTATTCGAACCCCCCacattataatgtacatgcataaaGAAAGTTTAGGCAAGGGCCCTTACGAAAAGGGACATTCCTACTCTTTCCGCGTACGAAGAACTGGGCACAACAACTGGCCGGTActcgtatttttttaatttttttcaaaatggttgATGTGTGATAATTTGAATTATACTGAAATTCGCCCCCACCATGAGTGAAGAATGACCATTC
The genomic region above belongs to Lytechinus pictus isolate F3 Inbred chromosome 12, Lp3.0, whole genome shotgun sequence and contains:
- the LOC135156216 gene encoding LOW QUALITY PROTEIN: heparanase-like (The sequence of the model RefSeq protein was modified relative to this genomic sequence to represent the inferred CDS: deleted 2 bases in 1 codon; substituted 1 base at 1 genomic stop codon) is translated as MTINKGVAMMVVGRITMATISLVLVVIMMAATKLSFVENTTEHEKRHLSAPDVIKYRRQGDHGPYGDGPPSVLLSVNTTSIVTTVDERFLSIGATMGFIRTSQGQHFNSTRYWTLARGLSPAIYRLGGAEADFTVFKENADPVNCTLQPTFQSKRPSENYGKLAFFNVTFCAHTXDNINEFARSVGWDILFTFNGLERNATSWDPTDAIHLLNYTKQRGYNVIWSLGNEPNGYLRKDNVSVNGTQMAEAFHTLRKSVSQVSGLSDIFLVGPDVSAPIKKIPAPPTPISQYIIDFLQAIGNTTNVTSFHFYYTDGRKAGFRDLTNPLLSDLLQINIQRVQSLVHKYGSKANSKIWLTESGLCFGSMPTILNNVYVDGMLYLDRLGMAARLGIDLIVSQGLMGRYGGIFSENIYPHLFYWLLLCHKRLMGTRVLDVSKVVSTKVERRQQENASKIMDDDVSKYIRVYAHCTKTSALYQPGSITLMIINMLPYDDVQIKLEGALLNSTIHEYLLLPVGTKGILSPRLQLNGHLLKMIDDLTLPSLPPREQPPGSLIMLPHRTYGYYVLPYAEAQACQ